TGAATGGAATAGGactaaagtggaccaaatagacTGAATAGGACTGATTTtaaccgaataggaccaaagtggaccaaatagaaGCAAAGTGGACATAATGGGACTGatgtggactgaataagaccaaTGTGGACTGGGTAGGACTAAAACAGACTGAATGGATCGAATAGGACCGAATAGAACCTAATGGACCGAAGTAGACCTAATGTGCTGAAAAGgatcaaagtggactgaataggacctaATTTAGACCAGAGTAGACATAATGGAATGGAATAGGActaaagtggactgaatagaccAAAGTGGATTGAATGGACTGAATATAACCAATTTAGACCAAATAGGACCGAACTAGaccgaataagaccaaagtgGATAGAATGGGCTGAATAGGACCGAATGGTGTACCGAAGTAGACTAAATAGGACCAAGGTGGATCAAATAGGACCAAAATGGATGAAATAAGACCAAATGGAAATTAAAATCCAATCTCAATATGCATGGTCATAATATTATATACATGAACATGTTAACATGTTAACCATCTCATATCATCAAAATTCATCATTTGTGCAACTAATTATTATAAGAATTAACTAAATTAGAATACTTACCTATATGCACGACTTCTTGCAAATGAAATGATGGTGGATCACTCTATAAAATATGGAATAATTTGTTGCCCTTATTTCCTAGGATCAATGCATAGATCTCTCGCTTTCATGGTAGAGGGCATTAGGCTTCTTGCTGTTGTGTGCTGTCGATTTTGTGATATGCAATCTAGTGTCTTCAGATTTTGTAAATTAAGGACTCTTGAAAATGACTTCAAGACTTCATCATCATGAGGTTGAGATGATGATTTTAATCGATTTGATGGGTGAAGCTTTTGGAGTTGAATTGGGAGATGTTTTCTAGTGTCTAATGATTCTAGCTTTGGTATCTAAGGTTTTCAGAGGGTAGTTGGGCTGGCTTGAGTGATGTGAAAATGTTGTTTACGAGGTGGAGAAGAGGTTGCTAATAAAGTTTTGGTTGTGCTCCTTGCAAAGAGTGTCGTTGCATGAAAGCAGcctaatttttctttacaagaatacaaaattaaatactGAAATTTTGATgaagacctttttttttaatgatttactCTTGTATTTATAAAGgaaaatgaatttaatttaaattttcctCCCAATGCTCTTTCTCTGAATTTTTGAACTCatacttagggtccgtttggatagaacttattactgaaaactgaaaattgaaaacactatagcaaaataattttttaatgtgtgaatagtattgtgggtcccatttttaatattttttctgaataaagtgtttGTGGATCCCATAAACAGTACATGAACAGTAATATACAGTGCCATTTGTCGGTTAAAAGTTGAAAatcctggaaaaaaaaaaaaaaagaaggtgaaAAGGAGCTGAAAAGGGTTGAAAAGTCAACATatgcggttactgttcatgctacagaACAGTAGCATCTGTCCCCCTGACGCGTGCAGCagcagagaagaaaaaaaaaaaaaagaggaagaaaacggGAAAACGCTAGACGCAGCATATTTAATCCATATCCAAATGAATTGCTACGTCTAGCGTTTTCCcgttttcttccttttttttttttttcttctctgctGCTGCACGCGTCAAGGGGACAGATGCTGCTATtctgtagcatgaacagtagccgcataTGTTGACTTTTCAACCATTTTCAACtccttttcacctttttttttcaggaTTTTCAGCTTTTAACCGACAAATGGCACTGTATATTACTGTTCATGTACTGtttatgggacccacaaacactttattcagaaaaaaatattaaaaatgggatccgcaatactattcacacattaaaaattattttgctatagtgttttcaattttcagttttcagtttttagcaataagttctatccaaacggatcctTACTCTCTTAGACGTTTAAATTGAAGTTAATTAAGAGTCGAAATGATATACAGGGCGGTACTTGttttacaagaaaattgttcCTCAATTAGTTGATTTGTGCAGCCATTCTATGGCACAAATAACAAAGTCATAAGTGCACGTTTGGATAGCATTTATGGCTCGCGTTTGTAcgttttattgaaaaaatgtgGGTCCCTtggcactgttcacggacccccACAAAAGTCATCCAAGCACaaaattcaatataaatttgagttccacaacactattcacatatttaaaaattattttgctacaatgtttttaatttttagttattaGTTTTCAGTAAATGGCTAGTGACCTAAGAGATAAAACGTTGGCCAAACAAGAATTTAAACTCAAAAGAAATTTAATCAAAACTCCCTCATTTACTCAAGAATTGCTTTGATAGTAGTTCTATATTTATTTCTAACGATATTTGCTTGTATTTTGAAAAGGGAGTTAGTTtgcgtttggataccgcttattttgctgaaaacagaaaacttattgctaaaaacattatagcaaaatattttttattgttcaaattTACTGTTCACCCGCAATTTGCACTTGGCTGATCCATGAACAGTACCATGGACCAGCCAAAAAATGCAACTTAAGTGGACCCAAACGCAAAAATTCTTACTCAAACGAAGCTATAGTCATACTTTTTATACTTGACAATCTAAGTGCATGCAAAAGCTTCTCTCAATTGTGGGATCAGTTTTGCACCAGATTTCTAAGAGAAAATTTCAATGAAGAGCTCCCCCAACTCCTACCTGCGTACATATGGACCGACCTCGTGTGTGCATAGCCATGGTTTTTGAAaatgattgaaatttttttgttttcttttatcttgcTTGGCCAAGGCCTCTCAATAATAGGTCTGTTAtgtattgtcaaaattttaaaattttcatttatagtttacataattattaaaaactttaaatatttagcTTACAAAGATAGGAGCTAGCTTCTCAAATATTTGAGTTAGTCCAATGGTGctcttaaaaagtttgaagaTTGTTCTATACTCTATAGTTATAAAGacaatagagtttttttttttttcttgaatttcattttttattataaaagtttctcttgtatatattaaattttgaataatcattcaattttttgaacACTTTAATATTtccattaagttttttttttttttttttacttagtttgattgaaaattttgttatttatatttgaaaataaaatttttaagaatttcactaaGAAGATAGTAAAAGGTAGAGAATTTTGTCTATGAAAGAAAATCATCAAGCacaatttttataggaaatactAAAAGACGGTATAAGTACTCCTAAACATTATTTAATAAACTTATATAAGTCAAAGTTGATgattttatatacaatatatttataaattatggcTTGCTTTAGTATTAAAACATCCGTAAAATCTATTACACATACCATTTTGCATACATGTGGCTATATACAAGtgaatttgaactttaaatatGTCTTCAACttacaatttcaattcaaattcaatCTGTATAGACATCTAAGACGTGTGCAAATTGGTATGTGCAATTAAACCCGCccttaaaatattatatacgtGTTTCGGGTTTGTCTCAACTcttttttccacatttttccGTTGTTAACATATTTCTGCCACGCTGAAGTTGGTCCTAACAAGGAACTTCAATCCGCAAAGTAAGGCATGCAAGATAGCCTTATCTCAACAACACTACACTATTTTCCGCAACAAAATCAACTTGGAATTCCGTATATTGTCATTGAAGATGAAGTCAGGCTCAGCCAACCCATTTTGACTAGTAATCGAGCAAAACCCATTGCACTGATCTTATATATAGTCACTTCCACAAATCACTACTGCTACACAGCATTCACACTCTCATAGATAAGAAAAATGAAGCTCTTTTCTCTGATACTGTTTTTCTTGGCTTTCTTCTTGCTTGGAACCTCAGCAGACGATGTTACCAGCGTAATCAACTCGGCTCTTTTTGACAGAATGCTTAAACATCGAAACGATGCAGGATGTAAAGGCAAAGGATTCTACACTTACAATGCTTTCGTTGATGCTGCCAAATCTTTCAATGGCTTTGGCACAACTGGTGATATTACTACACGTAAAAGGGAGCTTGCGGCTTTCTTGGGTCAAACCTCTCATGAGACCACTGGTTAGTTAATTACTTATGCTCTGTTTAGTTTGCTGTAAAATGTTATAAgggaaatattttcaaaattttaccatttttgtttccttgtaaAACTAGGCCAAATATGTCATTATTAATATAGTGTttttaagtgtgtgtttggttcAACTTGTTGGATATTAGCTTAATTTCAATCACAAAAGATAATTATATTTTGTGTAGGAGGGTGGCCAACTGCACCAGATGGCCCATATGCATGGGGCTATTGCTTTATTACCGAAATTAACAAGCAAGCCTATTGCACTCCTTCAAAAGAATGGCCCTGTGCTCCTGGTAAACAATATTATGGTCGAGGACCTATCCAACTCACTCAGTAAGTCTTTCAAATCATCAGTTAGTTCTTTACACAACACATAGATCGTGATCATGATATTATGATTCCCTTTGTTGGAATATGATATATTCAATAATTGTTCAAagcaaataacaaaaatttaaagctGTATTCTGTGTAAGGTTCGTTAGTTTATCAGACTTTTGACTTTTGACTTTGATTGTTTTCTTATTGTCAGCAACTACAATTATGGGCCAGCAGGAAAAGCCATTGGAGCTGCTCTTCTAAATAATCCAGATCTTGTAGCCACAAACCCCACCATATCATTCAAGACAGccatatggttttggatgactCCACAAGGAAGCAAACCATCTAGCCACGATGTCATCATTGGAAAATGGAAACCATCTGCAGCTGACACTGCAGCTGGCCGAGTCCCAGGTTATGGTGTAATCACCAACATTATCAATGGTGGACTCGAATGTGGTCGTGGCCCGGATAGTAGGGTGGCTGATAGGATTGGGTTCTATAAGAGGTACTCTGACATATTGGGAGTTAGCTATGGGGCAAATCTAGATTGCTATAATCAAAAGCCTTTTGCCTAAACAGCTCTAGTCCAAGGCCAAAAAAATGTTTAGCCAAGTACAATAATTAAGTACATGATATAAATGTATGAATGGgagatttctttttcaatgagAAATCTCTAAGGTAATGAATAAATAAAGGGGAATTTAATAAATATGAGTACTGGTAATTCATTACTTTGTTGGCTTATATAATTCGCACTCTTtagatctaaaaaattaaattttaactgtaataaatttttcaatgaaattgaGGGGTTTGTTTTCAAAGGAGAAATATTTCTAACTAGTCATACAAAACTAAGACCTATATTCATGCATTCAAATTATCTAAATAAGGATCATACTCATCCATGTCAATCCAAGATATGAGAGTATAAATGTCACCTTTTTTTAATGAGCCTAGGCTTAGGTCACTTTGGACAATGGGTAAGTCTCCCATTTATAAAAGACCCCAAAATTGTATTTgaataattcttttaaaaaataaaataaaataaattattaaaaaaaaccacataaATGGGATATGTACTCATTCAAGCATCTTCAAGAAGGCTCCCAAGATTGTGAGTCGATATATCTACAGGTCACCAAATGGCCCATTGCCCACACAGCAAGCTAGCCCATTAGCCAACACATCGTAGCCCAGTCCGATAACTCGgattcataacaaaaatatatgagGGGAGTTTGGGGGATTGATCTTGAGATATTATAGATGAATCTTTTAATAGTACTCCCCTAACTACTAAAATACTTAAAGTGATTGTATTAAACTTAGTttactaaataaatattttttttactattctagCAACTTTGAACTAACCATCTAAagccttagaaaaaaaaaaaaagtttctatcaataaccaaaaaaatagatttgacCATAAAAAACTGaataagtatatattttatcatcattttttttataaaaattaaattgattctttccttacaaaaatttagtCACTATCTTCTGTGTTGCACtgaatagttaaataaaattatatatataatttatttatttatttattttgtttgaaggTATATTATCAAACTTatgcaattcatttaaaagtagCGACATTAAAACAAATGAGTAGTTGTCCTAAAAATTACATTTAgtatatttacttatttatagcATTTGTGTTTAGAAAGACTTTTACTTAAATTTAGCTAAACTGAAGTAGAACAAAATCTTACATTAATGTGACTCAATAAGAGCATAATAATGATTTGcttaagattttagatattaATTATGAgtatgagatatatatatatatatatatatatatatatatatattaataaatttggatttaaaatagGTCCTCTCAACCCAAACTTATTTTTTCGTATTGGTAAGTGCACAAAAATGGACCAACTACATCTAATGGACCAAAATGAACCGAACAAGACCAAGTAGAATCGAATTGGACCGAATAGTACCAAAGTGGACCAATTTGGTCTAAAGGAAACAGAATAGGActaaatggaccaaattggcttaataggactaaagtggaccaaataggactGAAGTGaactgaataggaccaaataAAACCAAAGTGGACATAGGGTCCATttgaatagaacttattgctgaaaactaaaaactgaaaactgaaaatattgtagcaaaataatttttaaatgtgtgaatagtgatgcaggatccatttttaataaaaaattgataaaaaagtaTGTGAACAGTGCACGCATAGTACGAGCACAGTGCGCGCATAGTACGTGCACTGCGCAAATGTCCCCCGCAGCTGCaacagaaaccaaaaaaaaaaaaaaaaaaaaaaagcaaaacgtgAACGCAGCAAATATAAtctgaatccaaacgccctcataatggaccaaagtggattaAATAGGACCAACTTGAACTGAGTAGGagcaaagtggactgaataagacTAAAGTGAACTAACTAGAACctaatggaccgaataggactaaAGTAGactgaaaatgaccaaagtggactgactAGAACCAAATTGGgcaaaatggactgaataggatGGAAACGGACCGGATTGGACCTatgtggactgaataggacGAAACTAGACTGAATAGGGCTAATGTGGACCGAATGGACAGAATatgaccaaattggaccgaatagaccAAAATTTCAGGCTGCTGTGGCTCAAGGaacttaacaacaataaatgttattcTTAAGTTTTTTGATATACTAGTCACTAGCCCGTGCAAGGCACTGAATAATTAGCAAATGTTAAAtatcttcacttttttttcaaaaaaaaaaaacttcactttGTTCAATGCTACAATTAGTTAAAAGcgaaaaaaatcaataattttagttcaaaataaatgttgaaaatagatataaaaaataatcatatatacAACTTCCATAGATGAACatttatatttgaatattaaacCTTCCCAAATCCGCAAGCTGCCAAAAATCCATAGTAAATGAGAAAGATCACACTTTgatgaaaatggaaaatggagaccATCCGCTGCTGACACTACGAACTGCCAAAAATATTTCCTGTGACTTCTTATTTAATCTTACCATAGAGTAATGGTATAATGATTATACTTATGACTCTATGACAATCATGTGATTatctctcaaataaaaaaacgaCACAATCTTGTGAATTGGGATATATAATAATGTGCTTAAATTTGAATGTTTAGATAATTTATGGTTTCAAGGTTCTTAtgatttttcttaaaatctctctctctctcagcaaTCAAAGTGAATAATTTAGACAACAACGTAAAATCACACTCTTTGGTTAAGCTGGTTGCATTGCTTAAAAGTTCTACAACTATTCTTTAAGCATATGCAAGTTAAGAGATTTCTCATTCAACAAGAAAATCTCCAATGTAAATACCTATATATTGTCTCCTTGTTGCACTCATCTAAACATTTTTTCCCTCGCTAGGAACAGAGCCATTTTAGCTTTAGGTAAAAAGCTTATGATTATAGCAATCCAAGTTGTTCCCATAGCTTATTCCTAATATGTCACAATATCTCTTATAGAACCCTATCCTAATAACCACCCTATTATCGGAGCCATGGCCACATTCAAGGCCACCATTGAAAATGTTGGTGATTAAACCATAGCCTAGGACTCGACTAGCTAAAGTGTCAGAAGTAGATGGTCTCCATTTTCCAATTATGACCTCGTGGCTGAATGGTTTCTTTTTATAGTGTGTGCCACATGGCAGAAACTCAtgctcttatatatattttgatgattATCGTGTAAGCGATTCTAAGTCCAGTCATTGGAGTGGAAATTTAGGCATTAGTAAATCAATTCATTCACAAGGTGGTGGTAAATGCCCTATTCCTCATCCACAAGGTTCATTGAATACGGAAGGAAAACTTTAAAATGTAGACGCAAATCGTATTGCTATTGCTAATTGGCAGCACCCACTGGCAgagccagaggggggcgaggggggccACCTGCCCCCCtgactcctaatttttttttttttttttttgtattagtagtcacataaagggaaaaaaaaaaaagaaaaaaaaataaaaagacttctacttgttgaaacttgaaagtgaccaaaccacctatttcactattttttttatattattatttacacaatttttactatttattacacttttcacagcattttacttttgaatgatgctaaaaatattacaaattttactacttatgtcttacaaattggcatgtcaccaatcacaaaaaataatttcaaacatttattcattatattttttaagtaacattaatcatatttttactccatcagtttgtaaattttttagcagctatgaattggttgtttttgtttatttattttaataatataaaatatattcatatttgcttacaattgtttatttattttgttattattgttgattaatgttttttagataaatttcacttttaatatcgtcttttaattttgcaccctctagactaaaatcctagctccgccactCGCAGCACCCAAAGGGTAATTCAATTGGCAGATATAATGGCATTAATGGACCGCACCTAAGGATGAACCCAAAGGGTAATTCAATTGGCAGATATAATGGCATTAATGGACCGCACCTAAGGATGATGACAATGGATTTTCCTATTCTTTGTAAGACAGGTAAGCTAACATTTGTATTTGACTTTGAACTTAGTCAAGCCACCCTTGTCttctctcaaaaataaaaaagccacCCTTGTCttctctcaaaaataaaaaagtcaccCTTGTCGGGCTTCTTTGACATTTTTGAACAAGAGATCGATAATTACCAAACCAAATCGTACTCTCTTTGAATTAATTCGTTCGTAATCCAAAACATCTTGAAATCAAACAAGGATTGAAATCAAACATCTTACTCA
This genomic stretch from Castanea sativa cultivar Marrone di Chiusa Pesio chromosome 1, ASM4071231v1 harbors:
- the LOC142636454 gene encoding uncharacterized protein LOC142636454 gives rise to the protein MKLFSLILFFLAFFLLGTSADDVTSVISSSLFDQMLKYRNDPRCKSNGFYTYNAFVDAAKSFNGFGTTGDITARKREIAAFFGQTSHETTGGWASAPDGPYAWGYCFITETNKQTYCTASNEWPCAPGKQYYGRGPIQLTHNYNYGPAGKAIGVDLLSNPDQVATNPTISFKTAIWFWMTPQGNKPSSHDVIIGKWTPSAVDTAAGRVPGYGVITNIINGGIECGHGQDSSVADRIGFYKRYSDMLGVSYGNNLDCYNQKPFAIRKMKLFSLILFFLAFFLLGTSADDVTSVINSALFDRMLKHRNDAGCKGKGFYTYNAFVDAAKSFNGFGTTGDITTRKRELAAFLGQTSHETTGGWPTAPDGPYAWGYCFITEINKQAYCTPSKEWPCAPGKQYYGRGPIQLTHNYNYGPAGKAIGAALLNNPDLVATNPTISFKTAIWFWMTPQGSKPSSHDVIIGKWKPSAADTAAGRVPGYGVITNIINGGLECGRGPDSRVADRIGFYKRYSDILGVSYGANLDCYNQKPFA